The following coding sequences are from one Liolophura sinensis isolate JHLJ2023 chromosome 12, CUHK_Ljap_v2, whole genome shotgun sequence window:
- the LOC135479700 gene encoding uncharacterized protein LOC135479700, translated as MGSHWYSGIWGRQNIQPSDRTVKAGQIEIEETGSMQTADLATIDGQNLHNTGKVVDVNQRDSRPGVIKETGGVRPTDQILVKQKSEPTVNAANSARLDPSQRETKGTSRESHWYSGIWGRQISQPTDRAVIRADQPGPSQAEETGSVGSTPDNYGITGGQTVRPMDRTANNNSRQQEIKETVSVRSTQSNSGIAGKPQSGASDVTVDSIPPETRQRETKETATMGASWYSAIWSRQNVHTVETTDRTVKAAQPGPSQAEVTETGSVGYSRNSVSASGGQNLQPTDRKNSDQPNPNQSEISETVSGGSTNFDADNSGGQNLKTPEKRVKFDQLEPSKGETKQTGCLGTAPWYSCILSRQNLQLIDRTVKAGEEDPAQEEIKEITKKHWVNAKSRTKCSRKQCRKRFSFVEKPHHCRRCGEVFCVTCVQWRRKLNTLAKPDPDGKECRVCQACFEVEPQEIGCTRDHRVEFREAKLTSEAYQSAKAERQMHRGWRNRFELDMECARLVKGFGEELQRWDIAKALVEMKKMMVVPYWQRGANWLQEATRTTCGSCETPFNLLFNKKSHCRVCATAVCFNCSSRRLIVYVPNSEVSGERRPWNWLTLTQEYREPRLAVIEIVGCPEEEPEICLYLRVCDRCLQALTEIQVRDHGISLTVPEEDFLSRLTSLWEEFSLIQESIDDRLHKFSSTIDLLEDSGTINASGDANSQDITRKVANLENDLTNFFTEYSVKVEQLKKFRRAPSSPAQAKLLQNFIKTKYD; from the exons ATGGGATCTCACTGGTACTCTGGCATCTGGGGCCGACAGAACATACAACCCTCAGATAGAACAGTTAAGGCTGGTCAAATAGAAATTGAAG AAACTGGCAGCATGCAAACAGCAGATTTGGCCACCATAGATGGACAGAACTTACACAATACAGGCAAAGTGGTCGATGTTAATCAGAGAGATTCCAGACCAGGAGTGATTAAAG AAACTGGCGGGGTGAGACCCACGGATCAAATTTTGGTGAAACAGAAATCAGAACCTACGGTGAATGCAGCTAACAGTGCCCGACTTGACCCAAGCCAGAGAGAAACTAAAG GAACTAGCAGGGAATCTCACTGGTACTCTGGCATCTGGGGTAGACAGATCTCACAGCCCACAGATAGGGCAGTCATAAGGGCTGATCAACCGGGCCCTAGTCAGGCAGAAG AAACAGGCAGTGTGGGATCCACTCCTGATAACTATGGCATCACAGGAGGACAGACTGTAAGACCAATGGACAGAACAGCCAACAATAACTCAAGGCAGCAAGAAATCAAAG AAACGGTCAGTGTGCGATCTACTCAGAGTAACTCCGGTATCGCGGGCAAGCCACAGTCAGGAGCATCAGATGTTACAGTGGACTCTATTCCACCAGAAACAAGACAGAGAGAAACTAAAG AAACTGCCACTATGGGAGCATCCTGGTACTCAGCCATCTGGAGCAGACAGAATGTACATACTGTAGAAACCACAGATAGAACAGTTAAGGCAGCTCAACCAGGCCCAAGCCAGGCAGAAGTTACAG AAACTGGCAGTGTGGGATACAGTCGTAACAGTGTTAGTGCCTCTGGAGGACAGAACTTACAACCAACGGATAGAAAAAACAGTGATCAACCGAACCCAAACCAGAGTGAAATTAGCG AAACTGTTAGTGGAGGGTCGACTAACTTTGATGCAGACAACTCTGGAGGACAGAACTTAAAAACGCCGGAGAAAAGAGTTAAGTTTGATCAACTGGAGCCAAGCAAGGGTGAAACTAAAC aaacaGGTTGTCTGGGAACAGCTCCCTGGTACTCTTGTATTCTGAGCCGACAGAACTTACAGTTGATTGACAGAACAGTGAAGGCTGGTGAAGAAGACCCTGCCCAGGAGGAAATTAAAG AAATCACAAAAAAGCATTGGGTGAATGCTAAGTCAAGAACGAAGTGTTCTCGTAAACAGTGTCGGAAAAGATTCAGCTTTGTGGAGAAGCCTCACCACTGCAGAAG gTGTGGTGAGGTGTTCTGTGTGACCTGTGTACAGTGGAGGAGAAAGCTCAATACCCTGGCTAAACCAGATCCTGATGGTAAAGAATGCCGG GTTTGCCAGGCCTGCTTTGAGGTAGAACCTCAGGAAATTGGCTGTACGAGGGATCACAGGGTGGAGTTCCGGGAGGCCAAACTGACGTCTGAGGCTTACCAGAGCGCAAAGGCCGAGAGGCAGATGCATAGGGGCTGGAGAAACAG GTTTGAGTTGGATATGGAATGTGCCCGGCTGGTGAAAGGCTTTGGTGAGGAACTTCAGCGCTGGGACATTGCCAAGGCCCTTGTTGAGATGAAAAAAATGATGGTAGTACCCTACTGGCAAAGGGGAGCTAACTGGCTG CAAGAAGCCACGCGCACAACCTGCGGGTCCTGTGAGACACCATTCAACCTGCTGTTCAACAAGAAGAGTCACTGTCGAGTTTGTGCCACGGCCgtttgttttaactgttcatcAAGACGACTCATTGTTTATGTGCCTAACAGTGAAGTGTCCGGAGAAAGGCGGCCGTGGAATTGGCTGACATTAACCCAGGAGTACAGGGAACCCCGTCTGGCTGTTATAGAAATAGTTGGA TGCCCTGAAGAAGAGCCGGAGATTTGTCTCTACCTCAGAGTCTGTGACAGGTGTTTACAGGCCTTGACAGAAATCCAGGTGCGAGACCATGGCATCTCACTGACCGTTCCAGAGGAGGACTTTTTGTCCAGATTGACCAGTCTGTGGGAGGAGTTCAGCCTAATACAAGAGAGCATTGATGACCGCCTGCACAAG TTCTCCTCTACCATAGATTTACTAGAAGACAGCGGTACCATTAATGCCAGTGGGGATGCCAATAGTCAGGACATTACGAGGAAGGTGGCTAACCTAGAG aatGACCTCACAAATTTCT